The Osmia bicornis bicornis chromosome 11, iOsmBic2.1, whole genome shotgun sequence genome includes the window AATAAGTACGTATGTATTCGAATGATTAGTCAgcgtttgaaatgaaattgataattcGATAAGATTCCATTTTGCTTGTCAGTGATAAAGCGTCTTCCGATATGGACGCTGCCTCAGTGGCGAATGCTTCAGCAAGTGCGTTAAATACAAATGAAGTAAAAAACATGGGTGGGAGGGAGGTGTTTATCCGtaggaatattaattatgaaatcaATTGTATATCAATTTGATATCATTATATAATAACCTGTGGTTTAATACtcattttattatcatttaagATATTTATAGTTTATTAAGTAAACAAAGTTTTGTTTTTGTAATACTTCTAACACTTACAGAATGCTATTATTTTGATAAGaatcattaaaatataaaacaaataattctACAAAGTTAAAAACACTCATTCATGTGTTACtatttatttagttttttacaataaaatggTACTATAATGTATAATGTTTACATAATTGTTATGAACTTTGAACTTGTACAGCTTCATTTTGTTCATCATTTTCAAGAGGTTCCAAATCAGACAGGAATGCATTGTATTGTTCCATAATATTTTCAGATGCGCTTTTACACTTATCATCATAATCAGGACCAACTGACCACAGTGTTTCTAAATCATATAATGGTCTAGCagatttagaaaaaatatGCAATGCAATATTTCCTAAACAATGGAAGCAATAAAtgataacattattttaaaaacagcATTAATATTATGAGATATAATAAGAAACATACCTAGATCTAAGGCTATCCAATGATTTGAATCTTTTCCTTCAATCTTTGGTATCAAATCTGTCTTAtgtctttttaatttatatacttTACGAACAAATTCAACAAGTGCATGCATATGCTTATTTGATCTACCTGTAACTACAACCATATAATCAACATATGATAATTCAGGAGGTACCAAAGCCACAAAGATATTTTTAGCATTTTCCTTTTGTAGTAATAATACAAGATCCTCTATTTCAAATACTCCAATTCTGCCACCTATAAGTTCATTAATATcttgttaaatattatacataattGTTTTCCAATACAATAACATCAACATGTCTTAACTTACGTTCTAAATTGATACCCTCATAAGGATCATGATCTTCCTTCTCAATTCTTAAGTCTTCTAAATTAATTGTTTCTTGTGCTTCACTAACGTCGTAGATAATTTCTGCATTTTTGTCTTCAAAAACTTCATGAGTGATATTAATTGAACCGGATAGGTTATGCGACTGGTTTTGATCATCATGCTTAATACATT containing:
- the LOC114878812 gene encoding mitochondrial assembly of ribosomal large subunit protein 1, whose product is MRMRLIQTLSRSKKLLCEYSKPRTNKIITYSLLKQVKNFSTNNQKCIKHDDQNQSHNLSGSINITHEVFEDKNAEIIYDVSEAQETINLEDLRIEKEDHDPYEGINLERGRIGVFEIEDLVLLLQKENAKNIFVALVPPELSYVDYMVVVTGRSNKHMHALVEFVRKVYKLKRHKTDLIPKIEGKDSNHWIALDLGNIALHIFSKSARPLYDLETLWSVGPDYDDKCKSASENIMEQYNAFLSDLEPLENDEQNEAVQVQSS